The Ralstonia pseudosolanacearum genome includes the window TGGTGACGGTTTCGTATTTGACTTCGGCCGGCGGCGCTTCGACGTCGAACAGGCTGGCCTGCTGCGCTGCGGCCTCCGGTGCGTATTGCTTGACGGGCGTGGCGGCCTTGCGCGCCGCGCCCACGCTGCGGGTATCCGGCAGCGCTTCGCCGCTGGCCTCGCGCAGCCAGGTCTTGAAGCCGTAGCGGCCGAAGAAGTCGACCAGCTTGGCGCGATCCTCGCCGCCATCGATGAGGGCCTCGAAGGTCGGGACTTCCGTGGCGAGATCGCAATCGGTCTTGACGGTCAGCAGCTCGCGGCCCTTGGGCAGCCAGTCGAGCGTGTTGCGCAGGTTCTCGCCGACCACGCCCTTGATCTCGCCGGCGCGGGCGATCACGCTGTCGAGCGAGCCGTATTCGCCGAGCCATTTGACCGCCGTCTTCGGGCCCACCTTGGGCACGCCCGGCACATTGTCCACGGTGTCACCGATCAGCGACAGGTAGTCGACGATCTTCCCGGGCGGCACGCCGAACTTGGCCAGCACGCCGGCCGGATCGAGCGTCTCGTTGCTCATGGTGTTGACCAGCGTGACATGGTCGTTCACCAGTTGGGCGAGGTCCTTGTCGCCGGTCGAGACGACGGTGCGGACGCCCTCGCGGGTGGCGCGTTCGGCTAGCGTGCCGATCACGTCGTCGGCCTCCACGCCGTCGACCATCAGGATGGGCCAGCCGAGCGCGCGCACGGCTTCGTGGATCGGCTCGATCTGCTGGCGCAGGTCATCGGGCATCGGCGCCCGGTGCTCCTTGTAGGCGGGGTACAGCTCGTCGCGGAAGGTCTTGCCTTTAGCGTCGAAAACGCAAGCGCTATACTTGGCCGGGTAGTCGTTGCGCAGTTTGCGCAGCATGTTCACGATGCCGTAGATGGCCCCGGTAGGAAACCCTTCTCCATTGCGCAAGTCGGGCAGTGCGTGATAAGCACGGTACAGATAACTCGAGCCATCGACGAGCAACAGCGTTTCTTGACTTTCCGACATTCCCATGGACTCTAATGTGACTGGAACGCCCGACGGCGTTTCCGACAATGGCGCTTCCGCTGAAGGCGGCGTGGCGAAGCAGGCTGCTGGCGTGTCCGCGGCCGAGTTGATCGGCGTACGGCCGGCCCATCAGGCCACGGCGGCCGACATGGACGTCAACGTGACGGTCGGCGCCGAGCATCGGGCCGCGGATGCGGCTGCGGATGCGGCTGCCAAATCCGACGCCGCGCACGGCCGCGCCGAACGCAAGATGATCCCCAGCCTGCGGGCACTCGCCGATGAGGAACGCGCCACCTCGAAGAAAGCGCGCGCCTCCTGGCAGATGTTCACGATTATGGCAGAGTTCATCGAGGCGACCGAGTACCTCTCGGAGATCCGCCCGGCGGTCTCGATCTACGGCAGCGCGCGCCTGCGCGAGGATTCGCCGTACTACCAGCGCACCATCGACATTGCCCGGCTGTTCTCGGATGCGGGCTTCGCCGTCATCTCCGGCGGCGGCCCCGGCATCATGGAGGCGGCCAACAAGGGCGCGCACGGCGGCAAGTCGGCCAGCGTCGGCCTGAACATCGAACTGCCGCACGAGCAGCAGGGCAATCCGTACCAGGACATCTCGATGCGCTTCCGCCATTTCTTCACGCGCAAGGTCACCTTCGTGAAGAACTCGGATGCCTTCATCGTGATGCCCGGCGGCTTCGGCACGCTCGATGAGCTGGCCGAGGTGCTCACGCTGGTCCAGACCGGCAAATCGCGCAGCGTGCCGGTGGTCATGTTCGGCAGCCACTTCTGGAAGGGCCTGCTCGACTGGTTCCGCTTCACGCTGCTGCCGATGGGCCTGATCGCCGAGCACGACCTCGACATCATGCGCATCGTCGACGAACCGAAGGACGCGCTCGACGCGGTCTACGAGTTCTACGAAAAGCGCGAAGGCGTCTCGCCGATCCCGCCGAAGGAAGAGATGTTCTACCTGTAGGCA containing:
- a CDS encoding LOG family protein encodes the protein MDSNVTGTPDGVSDNGASAEGGVAKQAAGVSAAELIGVRPAHQATAADMDVNVTVGAEHRAADAAADAAAKSDAAHGRAERKMIPSLRALADEERATSKKARASWQMFTIMAEFIEATEYLSEIRPAVSIYGSARLREDSPYYQRTIDIARLFSDAGFAVISGGGPGIMEAANKGAHGGKSASVGLNIELPHEQQGNPYQDISMRFRHFFTRKVTFVKNSDAFIVMPGGFGTLDELAEVLTLVQTGKSRSVPVVMFGSHFWKGLLDWFRFTLLPMGLIAEHDLDIMRIVDEPKDALDAVYEFYEKREGVSPIPPKEEMFYL